One Bacillota bacterium genomic window, ACCACCTTATCTCCTGCTTTACCTTTCACTTTGAATCTAACCCAACCAACCATGTTTTGCCCCATGTCAATAACTGTTTCACCTGATGGAGTTTCTATTATATTAACAGGTTTAATTTCCTCAATTTTTTTTACATACGGACCTTCCTGGGCAATAAGCACCTGTTTAGGTTTATCAAGAATCACAACCTCTTTCCAGTCTCCATCATAATAGTCCGGAGTGTCCCATCCTTCTTTTTCCAACCTTGCGTCATAAATTTCCCCATGGTAAATTTCGGACATTAATATAGGGCCTGTAGAATATTTCCAGCTTTCATCTGAAATAATAACATCTTCTCTTCCATCTTCATATGTAATATGCATTTGTACAAGGGCAGCCAATCTGTCACCGTATATATTTTTTTGCTTAGTCCATGCAAGATTTCCTTTGTACCAACCATTTCCCAATATAATTCCAATAGCGTTCTGTCCTTCATTCAGTAAAGATGTTACATCATAAGTCTGGTACTGTATACGTTTATTATAACTGGTCCAACCTGGAGTAAACAAATAATCTCCAACTTTTAAACCATTTATTCTAAGCTCATATAAGCCAAGAGCAGTTGCATAAACTCTGACTTTCTTTATCTTCCCGTCCAGTTTGAAACGTTTTCTCATATATGGACAGGGGTCTAATTTGCTATAGCCTGCAGTTGGCTCTGAGCCATCACTTTCATGTCCATGTGTTCCAGCACCGGTATTATAAACAGTGTCGGCAATGTCAGCTGTGTTTATGGAAATCCATTTTGCAATCCATTCCTCCGGGCATAAGAGCCCCATTTCCCAATAAGCCGTTTCACTCCATGCTGATTCATTCCCTTTATTATCCCATATTTTTACCCTATAATAATACCTTGTGCACGATTCTAAAAGTTTCCCACTATACTCTACATGGACTGATTGATCAGAACCAACTCTGCCACTATCCCAAACAAGATTTGTAAAGGACATATCCTCTTTTGATACTTGTATGCGGTAAGCTTCTTGCATTACACTTCTTGCCATATTGTCAAAAGTTCCTGCTTCAATAACCCAACTAAGTCTTGGCTTTAATATATCCAATCCTATGGGGTTCTTCATGTATTCACACCTAAGGTTGCACACTTTTAATTTATTCGCATCATTAGTCATTATATCCCTCCTGTTCCATTAATTTAATCATAATATGAAATATGTCTTGAATAGCTTTCTGACATTTTCACATTAATTATATAGCTTAGGATATTAAGACTCAATGGCTTAGCTAAAGTTATGACGGATTAAATCAAATCAATAGTTTTGGAGACAATTGACAATAAGTTAGGAAGTCATGGAAGAGTCATTGAGTCACTACAAAAAATTATACACCCCTCATACTAAGGCTGATTCTTTTCCTTTCAACGTCTACGTTCAGCACCCTTACCTTTACTATATCGCCTACTGATACAATTTCCATAGGATTACGGACAAAACAGTCACTCATCTCAGATATATGCACAAGCCCATCCTGATGAACACCAATATCTACAAAAGCTCCAAAATCCGATACATTTCTTACTGTACCTGTTAATACCATCCCGCTCTTAAGATCCTCTATTTTCATTACATCATTACGAAAAACAGGTTTTGGCATTTCATCCCTAGGGTCACGCCCCGGTTTTAAAAGTTCTTCTACTATATCTCTTAAGGTAGGTACTCCAATATTTAGAGTATCGGCAATATTCAGGGTTTTGGCAATATTCTCAATACCTTTTTCCTCAATTTTCTTTCTCATATCACCCAGTTTTCTGTTTTTGACATCCTCAATACTATATCCCATAAATTTAAGAAGCTTTAACGCCGCCTGGTATGATTCAGGGTGAACAGCAGTATTGTCCAAGACATTTTCTCCTTCAGGTATACGTAAAAATCCGGCACACTGTTCAAAAGTTTTATCCCCCATTCTTTTTACTTTTTTAAGTTCATCCCGGCTTTTAAACTTTCCTTTCTCCTCCCTGTACTCTACAATATTTTTTGCCAAACCTGCATTAATCCCCGATACATAGGAAAGCAAAGATGGAGAAGCGGTATTTAAGTCCACGCCAACCCTGTTAACACAGTCTTCTACTACACCCCTCAACGATTCATCAAGCCTTTTTTGGTTCATGTCATGCTGATACTGCCCAACACCAATTGATTTAGGATCAATTTTCACCAATTCTGCAAGCGGGTCCTGTAATCTTCTGGCAATAGATACGGCACTTCGTTGAGCTACATCAAAATCCGGGAACTCTTCAGCACCAATCTTTGAAGCCGAATAAACCGATGCTCCGGCTTCACTAACTATAATATAGTGTACTTTTCTATCAATTTCTTTTAAAAGCTCTGCAATAAACAGTTCACTTTCCCGGGAAGCCGTTCCATTTCCAATAGATATTATATCAACTTTATATTTGTCTATCAGATATTTAACAATCTCTTTAGCCTCTTCCACTTTATTCTGCGGTGGAGTAGGATAAACCACAGCAGTATCAAGCACCTTTCCTGTTTCATCAACTACGGCAAGTTTACATCCTGTCCTGTATGCGGGGTCTAATCCCAATACAGTTTTACCTTTTACAGGCGGCTGCATCAACAGATTTCTAAGATTCTCCCTGAATACTTTCATGGCCTGTTCTTCCGCTTTTTCAGTTATTGCATTACGTACTTCATTCTCAATTGAAGGATATATTAATCGCTTATATGCGTCCTCTACTGCTTTTTCAACGT contains:
- a CDS encoding RNA-binding transcriptional accessory protein, giving the protein MVDIITRLIQEFKLKPFQVQNAVRLIDEGCTIPFIARYRKEMTGELNDQTLRELYERLVYLRNLESRKEDVKRLIAEAGKLTDEIADALIKAETLQEVEDIYLPYKPKRRTRATIAREKGLEPLAGIILLQGKLKSSLEETVKPFINPEKDVNNIDDALNGAMDIIAEEISDNAEYRKIIRETFFSQGVIVTKSKKDEDSVYRMYYDFREPVGKIAGHRVLAINRGEKEGYLQVKIEVPDEQIIKAIKQKTVKKPPSVTSVYVEKAVEDAYKRLIYPSIENEVRNAITEKAEEQAMKVFRENLRNLLMQPPVKGKTVLGLDPAYRTGCKLAVVDETGKVLDTAVVYPTPPQNKVEEAKEIVKYLIDKYKVDIISIGNGTASRESELFIAELLKEIDRKVHYIIVSEAGASVYSASKIGAEEFPDFDVAQRSAVSIARRLQDPLAELVKIDPKSIGVGQYQHDMNQKRLDESLRGVVEDCVNRVGVDLNTASPSLLSYVSGINAGLAKNIVEYREEKGKFKSRDELKKVKRMGDKTFEQCAGFLRIPEGENVLDNTAVHPESYQAALKLLKFMGYSIEDVKNRKLGDMRKKIEEKGIENIAKTLNIADTLNIGVPTLRDIVEELLKPGRDPRDEMPKPVFRNDVMKIEDLKSGMVLTGTVRNVSDFGAFVDIGVHQDGLVHISEMSDCFVRNPMEIVSVGDIVKVRVLNVDVERKRISLSMRGV